One segment of Pyrococcus sp. ST04 DNA contains the following:
- a CDS encoding DNA-directed RNA polymerase codes for MYKIVTVKDVVRIPPRMFTMDPKEAAMIVLREAYEGTYDRDEGVILSIVEVKEVGDGIIVPGDGATYHEVVFDVLVWEPKLHEVVEGTVVDVVPFGAFIRIGPMDGLVHISQLMDDYVVYDERNKQFVGKEKKYLLKLGDPVRARIIAISPKSRIIRENRIGLTMRQPGLGKFEWIEKEKRKEKEGKK; via the coding sequence ATGTATAAAATAGTCACGGTAAAGGACGTTGTTAGGATTCCTCCTAGAATGTTCACAATGGATCCTAAAGAGGCCGCGATGATAGTGCTCAGGGAGGCTTATGAAGGAACTTATGATAGAGATGAAGGTGTAATATTATCAATAGTCGAAGTTAAGGAAGTCGGAGACGGAATAATAGTCCCAGGAGATGGGGCAACGTACCATGAAGTAGTATTTGATGTTTTGGTATGGGAACCAAAGCTCCACGAAGTCGTTGAAGGAACTGTCGTTGACGTTGTTCCCTTTGGAGCTTTCATCAGGATAGGCCCAATGGATGGCCTAGTACACATCAGCCAGCTTATGGATGACTACGTAGTTTATGACGAAAGGAACAAACAGTTTGTCGGCAAAGAGAAGAAGTACCTTCTCAAACTTGGTGATCCAGTAAGGGCCAGAATCATCGCAATTAGTCCGAAAAGCAGGATTATTAGGGAGAATAGGATAGGATTAACAATGAGACAACCTGGCCTTGGAAAGTTTGAATGGATAGAGAAAGAAAAGAGAAAGGAGAAGGAGGGTAAGAAGTGA
- a CDS encoding DUF373 family protein, whose amino-acid sequence MKVLVLAIDRDDDFGVKAGVKGPVIGRDKCLDAAIKLSLADPEDSDANTLYAAIKLYDELKESGEFEDVEVALITGHHNVGVKSDMELSRQLEEVLKQFPADGVIPVTDGAEDEQIFPIITSKVPIISTRRVVVKQSPGIETTWYIIVRYMKELLNDPEVSKVVLGIPGLIVLLYGIAKLVSIKYPPSAQIVSSTVSGIVMLIVGGYFFIKGVKIRPLELISRGFITFIGLITGLIVILGGAINVYLTLESISQEMIGGIPSSDLIAVLIYLNAVNPYAILGIAIILLSKTIQEYLRRNTHIWYYITGIIMLPAFWKVIDMITKYSNPLIKKTPGDIFLGIFIVAIDLAISVLVGIKLREKVKSWEEKD is encoded by the coding sequence ATGAAAGTTCTTGTGCTGGCAATTGATAGAGACGATGACTTTGGTGTCAAGGCTGGGGTTAAAGGGCCTGTTATTGGGAGAGATAAATGTTTGGATGCCGCTATAAAGCTTAGTTTGGCTGATCCAGAAGATAGCGACGCAAATACGCTCTATGCGGCGATAAAACTTTACGATGAACTAAAGGAAAGTGGTGAGTTTGAGGACGTTGAGGTTGCCCTGATAACAGGGCATCATAACGTTGGAGTAAAGAGTGATATGGAACTCAGCAGACAGCTTGAAGAAGTCCTTAAACAGTTCCCCGCTGATGGTGTAATCCCCGTAACTGATGGTGCTGAGGACGAGCAGATATTTCCAATAATAACCTCAAAAGTTCCGATAATCAGCACTCGGAGAGTAGTTGTTAAGCAAAGCCCAGGGATAGAAACTACGTGGTACATCATTGTGAGGTACATGAAGGAGCTTCTAAACGATCCTGAAGTGTCTAAAGTTGTTTTAGGTATACCGGGATTGATAGTTCTCCTGTATGGCATCGCTAAGCTGGTCTCCATCAAGTATCCTCCAAGTGCTCAGATAGTTTCCTCAACGGTAAGTGGGATTGTTATGCTGATAGTTGGCGGTTACTTCTTCATAAAGGGGGTTAAGATAAGACCGTTAGAGCTGATAAGCAGGGGATTCATCACCTTTATTGGCCTTATCACGGGACTAATAGTTATCCTTGGAGGTGCAATTAACGTCTACTTAACTCTTGAAAGTATCTCTCAGGAGATGATAGGTGGCATTCCAAGCAGTGACCTCATAGCGGTGTTGATATACCTGAATGCTGTTAATCCTTATGCCATCTTAGGAATTGCAATAATACTTCTCAGCAAGACGATTCAGGAATACCTGCGTCGTAATACGCATATCTGGTATTATATTACCGGAATTATAATGCTCCCAGCGTTCTGGAAAGTTATAGACATGATAACAAAGTACTCAAATCCATTAATAAAAAAGACTCCAGGAGATATATTTCTGGGGATTTTCATAGTGGCTATAGATCTCGCAATTAGCGTTCTGGTCGGTATAAAGTTAAGGGAAAAAGTAAAAAGCTGGGAAGAAAAAGACTAG
- a CDS encoding GTP-dependent dephospho-CoA kinase, producing MRVIFKLPLSLRHELKKPMGKLIRGEIPRPYLEIRDKVSNPLITVGDVVTENILKVGLTPNLAIYDHKTERREYRPDIKTNAIMLTVKNPPGMITLSLLKAIKKAYLLVNRGKNVHIIINGEEDLATIPAVLYAPYNSYVIYGQPREGIVLIKVTHECKRRCAEIMRKMEVVRNGD from the coding sequence ATGAGAGTCATTTTCAAACTTCCACTCTCCTTAAGGCATGAGCTGAAGAAGCCAATGGGTAAACTGATAAGGGGAGAGATACCAAGACCGTATTTAGAAATTAGGGACAAAGTTTCAAATCCCCTAATAACTGTTGGTGATGTTGTTACTGAAAATATTTTGAAAGTTGGTTTAACTCCAAATTTAGCAATTTACGATCACAAAACTGAGAGAAGGGAGTACCGCCCAGATATTAAGACAAATGCAATAATGTTAACCGTTAAAAATCCCCCTGGAATGATAACACTCTCCCTCCTTAAGGCAATAAAAAAGGCCTATCTATTAGTTAATCGAGGTAAAAATGTTCACATAATTATAAATGGAGAGGAAGATTTGGCAACAATTCCAGCTGTCCTCTATGCCCCCTACAATTCATATGTTATTTATGGCCAGCCCCGGGAAGGCATAGTGCTTATAAAGGTAACTCATGAATGCAAACGCAGGTGCGCTGAGATAATGAGAAAGATGGAGGTGGTGAGGAATGGAGATTAG
- a CDS encoding 30S ribosomal protein S24e: MEIRITEVKENKLIGRKEIYFEIYHPGEPTPSRKDVKGKLVAMLDLNPETTVIQYIRSYFGSYISKGYAKYYYDKERMLYIEPEYILIRDGIIEKKEEGE, from the coding sequence ATGGAGATTAGAATAACGGAGGTTAAGGAGAACAAGCTAATAGGAAGGAAGGAGATATACTTTGAGATATACCACCCAGGAGAACCAACGCCAAGTAGAAAGGACGTCAAGGGCAAGCTCGTTGCAATGCTCGACTTAAACCCAGAAACTACAGTTATTCAGTATATAAGGAGCTACTTCGGAAGCTACATTTCAAAGGGATACGCAAAGTACTATTATGATAAAGAGAGAATGCTCTACATCGAGCCAGAGTACATCTTGATTAGAGATGGAATAATAGAAAAGAAGGAGGAGGGTGAGTGA
- a CDS encoding universal stress protein codes for MKVAPLGLFSNIILRKFRNIAPRYEEIVRAYKEFLLTEEEFTIPKIEEIILPLDRYSEKPTETVLDYVSAYPGSHILILYVIDGEVCRLIRETIGEEEAELFRKKELEKGEKALAEAKNLISSLNMEFSIELKLKTGNKAEIVENIADNFDLIIISKHYGAETTKTHPVSPIVLRVLQNVKIPVLLY; via the coding sequence GTGAAGGTGGCCCCATTGGGCCTCTTTTCAAACATTATTCTGAGAAAGTTCCGAAACATAGCCCCGAGATATGAAGAAATTGTTAGGGCATATAAGGAATTCCTTCTTACGGAAGAAGAGTTTACGATACCCAAAATTGAAGAAATAATACTCCCCCTTGATAGATATTCAGAAAAACCTACCGAAACTGTTCTTGATTATGTCTCCGCATATCCAGGTTCCCATATACTAATCTTGTATGTAATAGATGGCGAAGTATGCAGGCTTATTAGAGAGACGATTGGAGAAGAAGAAGCAGAACTGTTCAGAAAAAAAGAACTCGAAAAAGGAGAAAAAGCTCTAGCTGAAGCTAAGAATCTTATATCTTCTCTCAATATGGAATTTTCCATCGAGCTAAAGCTGAAAACTGGAAATAAAGCTGAAATAGTTGAGAATATTGCAGATAATTTTGATTTAATAATAATATCAAAACATTATGGTGCTGAAACAACAAAGACGCATCCTGTTAGTCCAATAGTACTTAGAGTGCTCCAGAATGTTAAAATTCCAGTCTTGCTATACTAG
- a CDS encoding COG1361 S-layer family protein: protein MKRLIITFIILTVILAPLASFVTAQGQGEGPELLYEGYLNKGDYLLIGPLTLIIKDVVYDINDGEWKVLFIVLDEKLNPIGPNLTLIYVPDEEKVRELLSNQTFLRAMAETLGYNPDDPAQYAEFLRWLSTASQMEVWNAIVKTIEEHPELGIKLEDIAKPYYVPNAQPVGVNETVKIKYKGETLYITPLFVYPNGAKISISGPITWRVSMVQGLLLSKIDVDGPVRPGQIFEVKVHLKNIGSRKVRFVTVILSPTPVIPETTSKEESAASIIPQTLSQTGIAQSSLYPVSTTMKYVDFIEPGEDKVITFLYKANENARPGDYPLYLTVIYFAYTTGENLNQRVLYDSSVVTISRDYEATFTISKQEIPKIVHPGEDFTVTVTLVNSGIDTAKDIRGQIILEDIKGRPFSPKSPSSFYVKFVEPGMNITRTFLLHVDESAKTGTYVFKLRLTYYSGNSLQQVTQEFTFSTTVIRRRAAFIEIENVTLKPEKIEPGSSFNMTLVLKNVGEGYAKGLQVKIIPTEVLIQREIKKVDLSQLATLPLPQSEKLSENLQLAINQLMQGLAVERALSFLPIGEDNVRYDGIILPNQTIKITFQLKANNRLENNVYPLKIQLTYLSSPNDEAFSDERIVGIEVTGTEMLVISKVSTSPSRILPGTSNVEVSFSVENVGSGEARYILLKPLPSYPLKLSETSDQIINIGTLRQGDSAQASFKVDVDKNAKPGRYNIPIEVTYKDPSGRFKKIKLDIPIIIAEKPNIIVVNVTYKPKPLQGKDVDIYITLKNIGGEKAESAVVEGVVRSSQPFTVVKRTDYVGTLEPNQTGQGVITLTVDKDAIPKTYNILIRIRAVGDRDKGDDNVYIFEHTIKIPVYENVEEKEKLKKMAIGAGVLAILITLLIYFRRRS, encoded by the coding sequence ATGAAAAGGCTAATTATCACATTTATTATCTTGACAGTTATCCTAGCTCCTCTAGCTTCATTCGTGACCGCTCAAGGTCAGGGAGAAGGACCGGAGTTACTATACGAGGGATACCTTAACAAAGGGGACTATCTCCTAATAGGCCCACTAACTCTGATTATTAAGGATGTCGTTTACGACATAAACGACGGGGAGTGGAAGGTTCTATTTATCGTCTTAGATGAAAAGCTAAATCCCATAGGCCCAAACCTCACGTTAATCTATGTTCCAGACGAGGAAAAAGTTAGAGAGCTACTCTCAAATCAAACATTCCTAAGGGCGATGGCAGAAACTCTCGGATATAATCCGGATGATCCAGCCCAATACGCTGAGTTCCTCAGGTGGCTTTCAACTGCATCCCAAATGGAGGTTTGGAATGCTATTGTAAAGACAATAGAAGAGCATCCAGAACTTGGAATTAAGCTTGAAGACATAGCAAAACCCTACTATGTACCAAATGCACAGCCAGTAGGCGTAAATGAAACTGTAAAAATTAAGTATAAAGGGGAAACATTGTACATAACTCCTTTATTTGTCTATCCCAATGGAGCGAAGATCAGCATAAGTGGACCAATTACATGGAGAGTCTCAATGGTTCAGGGTTTACTACTTTCAAAAATTGATGTTGACGGCCCTGTAAGGCCCGGCCAAATTTTTGAGGTGAAGGTTCACTTGAAGAATATAGGGTCGAGAAAAGTTAGATTCGTCACGGTGATACTCTCCCCAACCCCGGTAATTCCAGAAACCACAAGCAAAGAAGAAAGTGCCGCCTCGATAATACCTCAGACACTCTCTCAAACTGGAATCGCCCAAAGTAGCCTATACCCTGTCTCAACGACAATGAAGTACGTTGACTTTATAGAGCCGGGAGAAGATAAAGTTATAACATTCCTTTATAAGGCCAACGAGAACGCTAGGCCAGGAGATTATCCGCTGTACTTGACAGTAATATACTTTGCATACACTACTGGAGAAAATCTCAATCAAAGAGTCCTCTACGATTCTAGTGTAGTGACAATATCCAGGGATTACGAAGCAACATTCACTATCTCAAAACAGGAAATTCCAAAAATAGTTCATCCTGGAGAAGATTTCACCGTCACAGTTACCCTCGTTAATAGCGGTATAGACACGGCTAAGGACATAAGAGGACAGATCATACTTGAAGATATAAAGGGGAGACCGTTTTCCCCTAAGTCCCCAAGTTCCTTTTACGTTAAGTTTGTTGAACCGGGTATGAACATAACGAGAACCTTCCTCCTTCACGTGGATGAGAGTGCAAAAACCGGAACTTATGTGTTTAAGCTTAGGTTAACTTATTACTCTGGAAATAGTCTCCAACAGGTAACGCAAGAGTTTACATTTTCAACAACTGTGATTAGGAGAAGGGCAGCATTCATAGAAATAGAGAACGTAACTCTAAAGCCAGAGAAAATAGAACCCGGAAGTTCATTCAACATGACCCTAGTCCTGAAGAATGTTGGTGAAGGATATGCAAAGGGCCTTCAAGTAAAAATAATTCCAACGGAAGTTCTAATCCAGAGAGAAATTAAAAAAGTCGACCTGTCACAGCTCGCTACACTCCCACTTCCTCAAAGCGAGAAATTATCTGAGAACTTGCAACTAGCAATAAATCAGCTCATGCAGGGGCTGGCCGTAGAAAGAGCACTTTCTTTCCTACCAATAGGGGAGGACAACGTTAGGTACGATGGGATAATACTTCCAAATCAAACAATCAAGATAACATTCCAACTTAAGGCAAACAACAGGCTGGAAAATAATGTTTACCCTCTTAAGATACAGCTCACTTACCTGTCCTCCCCCAATGATGAAGCATTTTCAGATGAGAGAATAGTCGGAATAGAGGTTACTGGAACGGAGATGCTTGTTATAAGCAAAGTTTCTACATCCCCCTCAAGAATTCTCCCAGGCACATCAAACGTCGAGGTATCGTTTTCCGTTGAAAATGTTGGGAGTGGTGAAGCAAGATACATCTTGCTCAAACCACTCCCGAGCTACCCACTAAAGTTGAGTGAAACTAGTGATCAAATAATAAATATTGGAACTCTGAGACAGGGAGACTCTGCCCAGGCCTCATTTAAGGTTGATGTAGATAAGAATGCAAAACCAGGAAGATACAATATCCCAATAGAGGTAACATATAAGGATCCAAGTGGAAGATTCAAGAAAATAAAACTCGACATTCCTATAATAATTGCAGAAAAACCAAATATAATTGTTGTCAATGTTACATACAAGCCCAAGCCCCTTCAAGGAAAAGACGTCGACATTTATATAACGCTCAAAAACATTGGTGGAGAAAAAGCCGAGAGTGCTGTGGTTGAAGGAGTTGTTAGATCGTCCCAACCCTTCACAGTCGTTAAGAGGACTGACTATGTTGGAACACTTGAGCCGAACCAAACTGGCCAAGGTGTTATAACACTAACAGTAGACAAAGACGCCATTCCGAAGACCTACAACATCCTGATAAGGATCAGGGCAGTCGGGGACAGGGATAAAGGAGATGATAACGTGTATATCTTTGAGCATACAATAAAGATCCCAGTGTATGAAAACGTTGAAGAAAAAGAGAAGCTGAAGAAGATGGCTATTGGAGCTGGAGTTTTAGCGATATTAATAACCCTACTAATATACTTTAGGAGGAGAAGCTAG
- the spt4 gene encoding transcription elongation factor subunit Spt4, translated as MSEKACRNCHYITTEDVCPVCGSRDLSEEWFDLVIIIDVENSEIAKRIGAKVPGKYAIRVR; from the coding sequence GTGAGTGAAAAAGCCTGTAGGAACTGTCATTATATAACGACAGAAGACGTGTGCCCGGTTTGTGGAAGTAGAGATCTAAGTGAGGAGTGGTTTGATTTAGTTATAATTATTGACGTTGAGAACAGCGAGATAGCAAAGAGGATTGGAGCAAAAGTTCCAGGAAAATATGCGATAAGGGTGCGCTGA
- a CDS encoding deoxyribonuclease IV, whose amino-acid sequence MFKIDRLRFGTAGIPLSTPKPSTINGIERVRELGLDAMELEFVRGINVKPELAKKIKHVAKKNDVVLTAHAPYYINLNAREREKIEASKRRIIQSAERLYEAGGWSLVFHAGYYLKQPPEKVYQTIKSALEDIVEELKSRGIKVWIRPELTGKPTQFGDLRELISLSQELDMVLPAIDFAHAHARNKGKCNSEEEWREMLTLIENELGKEALKNMHIHISGIEYSDKGEKRHLNLQESDLKWEDLLKILKEFGVKGVVISESPNIEGDAILMKKKWEELKI is encoded by the coding sequence ATGTTCAAAATTGACAGGCTGAGATTCGGCACGGCTGGGATTCCTCTTTCAACCCCAAAACCCTCCACGATAAACGGTATTGAGAGAGTGAGAGAGTTAGGATTGGATGCTATGGAGCTAGAATTCGTGAGAGGAATTAACGTGAAGCCCGAACTTGCGAAGAAAATAAAGCACGTTGCAAAAAAGAATGACGTGGTACTAACAGCTCATGCCCCTTATTATATAAATCTAAATGCCAGGGAGAGAGAAAAGATTGAGGCAAGCAAAAGGAGGATAATTCAGAGTGCAGAAAGACTTTACGAGGCCGGAGGATGGAGTCTAGTTTTTCACGCTGGTTACTACCTAAAACAACCTCCCGAGAAAGTATATCAAACTATAAAATCCGCCTTGGAAGATATAGTTGAGGAACTAAAGAGTAGGGGAATAAAAGTCTGGATCAGGCCAGAACTTACCGGAAAACCTACTCAGTTTGGGGATCTGAGGGAGCTCATCTCATTAAGCCAGGAACTCGACATGGTTCTTCCAGCAATAGACTTTGCACATGCGCATGCTAGGAATAAGGGGAAATGCAATTCAGAAGAAGAATGGAGGGAAATGCTGACCTTAATAGAGAACGAGCTAGGTAAGGAAGCACTTAAGAATATGCACATTCACATAAGCGGGATAGAGTATTCAGACAAAGGTGAGAAAAGACATCTTAACCTTCAAGAGAGCGATCTTAAATGGGAGGATTTATTGAAAATCTTAAAAGAATTTGGAGTTAAAGGGGTTGTTATAAGTGAAAGCCCAAACATAGAGGGAGATGCAATTTTAATGAAGAAAAAGTGGGAAGAGCTAAAAATTTAA
- a CDS encoding MTH1187 family thiamine-binding protein, with translation MGVIIEFSLIPLGEVSVSKYIARAIKLLEEKGVKYQLTPMGTIIEVDNLKEGLEVIREAHELMFELGIKRVVTYIKIDERRDKERHMEDKVKSVMEKLSSQ, from the coding sequence ATGGGTGTAATAATAGAGTTTTCCCTGATTCCCTTGGGAGAAGTGAGCGTTAGTAAGTACATAGCTAGGGCAATAAAGTTACTAGAAGAAAAAGGCGTCAAATATCAGTTAACTCCGATGGGAACAATAATCGAGGTTGATAATCTAAAAGAGGGACTAGAAGTAATTAGAGAGGCCCATGAATTAATGTTCGAGCTGGGAATTAAGAGGGTTGTCACGTATATAAAGATCGACGAAAGGAGGGACAAAGAGAGGCACATGGAAGACAAAGTTAAATCTGTGATGGAGAAGCTTTCCTCACAATAA
- a CDS encoding inorganic diphosphatase has protein sequence MNPFHDLEPGPNVPEVVYALIEIPKGSRNKYELDKKTGLLKLDRVLYSPFFYPVDYGIIPRTWYDDDDPFDIMVIMREPTYPLTIIEARPIGLFKMIDSGDKDYKVLAVPVEDPYFKDWKDIDDVPKAFLDEIAHFFKRYKELQGKEIIVEGWEGAEAAKREILRAIEMYKEKFGKKE, from the coding sequence ATGAACCCATTCCATGACCTTGAACCCGGACCCAACGTTCCAGAGGTAGTTTATGCCCTAATAGAGATACCAAAAGGCAGCAGAAACAAATATGAGCTCGATAAGAAGACCGGGCTCCTAAAGCTCGATAGAGTTCTCTACAGCCCCTTCTTCTACCCAGTAGACTACGGAATAATCCCAAGAACATGGTATGACGATGACGACCCATTTGACATAATGGTAATAATGAGAGAACCAACTTATCCACTAACCATAATAGAGGCAAGACCTATAGGCCTCTTCAAGATGATTGACAGCGGAGACAAGGATTACAAAGTTCTTGCAGTCCCAGTAGAGGATCCATACTTCAAGGATTGGAAAGACATAGACGATGTTCCAAAGGCCTTCCTAGATGAGATAGCACACTTCTTCAAGAGATACAAGGAGCTTCAAGGTAAGGAGATCATCGTTGAGGGATGGGAAGGAGCAGAGGCAGCAAAGAGAGAAATTCTTAGGGCCATTGAGATGTATAAGGAGAAATTCGGAAAGAAGGAGTGA
- a CDS encoding 30S ribosomal protein S27ae, whose product MGQKWKLYIVKDGKVIRKNKFCPRCGPGVFMADHGDRWACGKCGYTEWKK is encoded by the coding sequence ATGGGTCAGAAGTGGAAGCTCTACATCGTTAAGGATGGCAAGGTTATAAGAAAGAACAAGTTCTGTCCAAGATGCGGGCCGGGAGTATTCATGGCCGACCATGGAGATAGGTGGGCTTGTGGTAAGTGTGGCTATACAGAGTGGAAGAAGTGA